The Haloplanus natans DSM 17983 DNA segment GTAGCATAGTAATCTGATGTCCTTCAGGCCGGAAAACTAGGCCAGGGAACTGCTCAGGCTCGTATTCGATATGGTCCAATCCGAGCGCAACTGCCAGTGTCTCCAAATCAAGTTCTTGCCCGAGGTCCTCCATACAGACCAGCGTGGAGAGTTCAAACTGGAGGTCCGGAGATTCCACTCCAATATCAGCCAGGTGTTCTCGGAACTCATCCAACGCACTCTGCAGTGAGTCCTCACTCTCCGCCCCTCGTATCTGAAAAGATCCTGTCCGATAAACGGTGTATGCAGGCCCGTTTTCTTTTAGCCGGATTGTGACCATACTAGATGACTGAAAGTTCGCATCAACATTATCCAGCTGATCCTCGAGTTCGTCGACGAGAGCCTCTAAGTCGATTTCTCGACCGAGAGTTCCGGTCCCCATTGTGCTTACGACCTGCATTATTCAGCTGTTAGTGCCTGATAATCCGTCACGGTGTTTAAATCCGTAGTACTGGGCATTCCCCCGCTCATTCCCTTTTGCTGGAAGAGATAGGCAGTCGCCAGTATTTCATTAGATAGGCTATTTTACTGCTGTATGTTCGTGGTGGAGATCAAGACCTCAGCTATCGAACCAGGGGGGAAGTTATTCAAGCAGATTTACACCGAGAACCGTTCCAGAAGACGGGAGTTCGATTCTGAGAGTGAGGCAGATAACTGGGCAGATGGACTTGATGCGGTCAGCAGCAGGAAAATCTATTTACAGTCTTCGAATGATTTAGACGATCCTGAGTTAGATGCATATCTAATCGGTCAGGAATGATTCTCAAGTACGACTCTGTTAGGTGTACGTCGGGCTTTTCAATGGGATGTGGCTCTCGTAGTGTGATCGTTTCCAAGCTCTACTTTCACTGTGGTTGGGTGAGGTATATGGGTGTGCCAGTCATCAGGCTTTGTTAGAGGGCGATTCCCCCTTGCCCTCAAAGTGTCACACACATCCCCCCTGGTTTACAGGGAGGCTAACCATGGCTGCTCAGAAATCATCTCGCCTCGGATTCTGCCCATTATGCAACGAGGAGATACTTCCCCGCCACACCCTCATCAGGTACGAAACCGGGGAAGGAGAGCAAGAAGCCTGGACAGAATGCCCCAACTGCAGCGAAGTCGTCCACCCACAGTGAGCCTCTCTTTACTGGAAGAAGTGAAGCGGGTTCTGAGGCCTTCAAACAACGATTTATTCGAGTGCCGGCGCTGCGGCAAAACCCTTGAACAAGACACTGAGAAGTGCCCTGAATGCGGATGCGGAGAAATCGTCCAGTACAAATTCTAGACGAGGCCCTCCCAGTGTTTCAAAAATACTCGAATACTATTTCTAAACTATAAGGTGAAACCGGTATTACAGACGTAGAGTTCACAGACCACGCTTTCGAGAGAGTTGACGGCAGTGAGAAATCCAGATGCAAACTCCCCGAATCCATCATAGAGAAATGGGTTCACAGAAGAAAGGGCAACCAGTTCTACGACAGGGAAGAAGACACGCTCCTGTTCATACATCAGAAAACGGTAGTCGTCACAGATTATGAGCCGGAGGATGATATCTGGCTTATTGTAACGGTGTACCGCAGTCAAAGCCCTGGCAAGGCAGGTCTTGAACGTTACTCGAAAGTTGACCCAGAGGACTTCAAAGAGTCTCGCAGGAAAAACCAGTAACCGGACCTCGTGTTTTAAAAATAGTAGAAGGTGAATAGGTGTTATGCTGGAAGGAGTATTGGAGAACGAATGGACGGCCCTCTTCATCTTCGAGGCCTTCGTGACATTCGCTGTCTTCGGAGCCTACCTCGCCGTTTTCTGGGGGCTTGGTGAAATACCGCAGCTGCAGTTCAGCTTGGAATCCTTCCTCAACCAGTACGGAGTCATATTCTTCCTCGCCTTGATAATCGTCCGTACCGGGAACAGAGTTCTAAACACTGCGATGCAGGGAATGTAGATGGGAAAACTGGTGAGCCTGGTCCTGGTCTTGGCGTTACTTTCTCTATATCCACATGATGACGTCAGGCCTTGAGTTCGATGGTTTCTGCAGTGATCCGGATTCTCGTAACAAGGTCGGTGATGTCAACGGTGTTTCTGATTCGATCGGGGATCTGCATCGAGGCCACCTCAACAGTCGAGAAACAGTTCTTCGGCGTGGTGTGGCTGCCGGTGTACAAATGGGGTGTTGAATGTCGGTGTCTGGAACTACGGTTTCTTTTTCACCTTGGCTGCACTGTTCTGGATTCTACGGAAGATCTTCTGGTAGTAGGAAAGCGGCGGTCTCAGGTTTTCTCTGCAACGTGGTACTGCATAACCTACTTGCAACTGGGATATCACAACTTCGCTGTGACAGAGAACTCGTTGGATCCCTGTAATCTACAGAGGCGTCAAGTGCTCAAAGGCCTCAGTGGCGTCATATGCATTACAGGCCTTGCAGGCTGTACGGGTGGAAACAACGGTGGTTCTGAACGTACTGCTACAGAGACAGAGGCCTTAACCCCGCGTTCCACACCGACAGCAACACCCACACCTGAAGCCGAACACGCCGACATCACAGAAATGGCCCACAACTGGGTACAGGAACAGCCAACACAAGGCCAAGGTAATGGAATTATTTTTGATACTTATAGTCCCCAACAGCTAAAAGAAAAATATGGTGCATTAAGAGTTACAGGTCCCAGTAACCAAGTTTTTGATAGGGTTCCATATTCTAGGGAGGAAGTACCAGAGAGCTTTAGACAAACATTCTTTAGTGGAGATAGAAGGACTCTGCGTGTGGACCAGTTGCCCGGGGGTGTCTCGGAGGAAGATGTGGCTCAAGGCCTTGAGGAATCTGGCTACAGACAGGAAGGTTCTGTGAATGGATTTGATGTCTACTTCAATCCGATTAAGGGCTCAGTCCACGCACTTGGCGAAAACAGACACGCCTTCACATTTGATTATGCCGGTCTAGAAACTACTACTGAGGTCCTCAGAAATACTCTTGAAGATACGTTAGAAAGTTATGGAACTGATATCTTTACTGAGGATATGCAGGCCGCCCAACAAGCATTAGACGTCCAAGATAGCTTTGGGATGTCTGTAGATCCAGATTTTGACTATATTACTGGTTTTGACGATAAGTATGGACCTTCGCTTGGAGCTTCAACTTTAGATGTAGAACGGGGAGCCTTGCAGTCTGCATGGGTGTTCGATAACGCCGGTGATGCGGCATTTGCCCAAGCTTACTTAGAAGACGGAAACATCGGTGGAGGCTACCAAACAGTCAACAGAGACGATGGAAGCAGAGTAGTCACAGCAATAGGGAAAGACGATGCAGCAGTTAAGGATATCAAAGATGGAGAGGCAGTAACAGGAATGCCAAAAATTTAATTAAGGGGTATTTTTAGCAAACTTCTTCGCACTTGAGGGGGCTTTCTGTAGCCCAGCTGCATTTGTTGGTGGCGGCCTGACTTCTTATATTACCTGCCTCTTCGGTAAGAGTAGGACTTGGTTCGCATTGGCAGGCTTGTGTGAATTTGGCTTTGGAGAGGCTGCAGGAGGCGTTGTTTTGTTGGTTGTCGAGCCAGGTGCCGAAGTCAGAAAGTACCCTTCCCAACTTCAGTACAGAATTTAGAATGAGCGAGTCGCTCCGGATGTTCGACGTGGAAAGAGATCGTGAGACACCTATATCTCGTTTAGTGAAGGCTGCTTTCCTTGTTTTTCGCTGCCCTCCTCTCCTTGGTTTTTGTCGAGACTTTCCGAGATGTTTTCCTCATCCTTGTTTTCACGGTATTCGTCTTCATCGACGTCGGGCGGGAACAGCAAGTCATCCACGTCTTCGTCCTGACTGATCCAGACACCGTCCTCGTTTTTGACGTACTCGACGCCGTCCATCGTCATCGACTCACGGTCTCCTTCGCTGGTAGAGGCCTCATCCTCCTCTTCTTCGTTTTCGGTATAAGTCTCGTCGTCCTCGTCTTCTTTGTTGCCGTAGATTACTTCGCCGGCGTTGGCAGAATCACTGCCCCCTGTCTCTGAACCTGTTTTCGAGGAGGAATCAGTTTCCTGATCGCCGCAGCTGTCGTTCTCGGCGTTGTCTTCTCCACCGGTGGAAGGGATGATTATGGACTCCTCGTTCCCATCGTCGACGTCTTCTTCTTCTTCGCTGTCGCCGCGGTCAGAACCAGTCTCACCTTCTCCATCAACCTCTGCAGGGTCCTCGACGTCGTCGACATCATCTAATCCCTCGGTGTCTGCAGTTCCTTGCCTGTCCAGCCAGTCCTCAGCAATCTTCACCGGGGTCGCCTTCTTCGACTCATAATCATCCAGCAACTCCTCAATGTACTCCTGATCACGGCTCTCAGATTTCTTCTCCAAGAGATCTGGCCAGTCATCCTCCGGATCTTTCAACAGTTCAGTGATACGGGGCTTAACCAAGTTCGGGCCTTCAAACTGCGCCAACTCGTGACCTTGCTCGACAGCGAGAAAGGCATGAACCTCCTTCGGAGTCGGCCAATAACCCTTCTCCTCGTAGAAGTTGCGGACAGCCATAAACGCCAATCCCTGCCTATCCGAGATCTTACCCTCCTCCTTCAAGTCGTAGTAGGCGTTGATGCTCGTCATCTGAACCGACACCGTTACTGCTCACCTCCGTTCGCGATGAAACTGACCGCCTTCGAGAGTTCACCGGGATCTACACTACCTACATTAGGAAGAGAGAACTCGTCGACGAAGTCAGATGCCTCCGTTGCTGTACTCAGGGCTGAAACCCTGCTGAGGATTTCCTGTTCTTCCTCAGTCTTCCTACCGCGGATAACCTGCTGCAGTTCCTCACACGGATCCGCGATCTCGTAATGACACACTCTTCTGGAGACGATGTAGTCCGCCCGGTGATGCACTCGTTCCAACACGGTTTCCGGAGCTTTTCCCTCACCCCAGTTTCCGTTGTGGCTGTCAATCAAGCCCAGTACTTCGTCCGGCAACTCGGTATTCCTGCCGAGGTATTCGGATGCGATCCTGTCGTGATCGCTCTTCGTATGGTGTTCGTCTCGCGGGTAATGGCCTTGTTTGAAGATATCATGTAGAAGGATTGCGGCACGTCCATAGTCAACCTCATCTTCGTCGATGCGTTCCATCTCTACCTCTGTCCGAGCCAAATCCTCAAACGCAGAGAAAGCCCTACAGCTGTGGATCCACAACCCATGCTTGCCTCGGGTATCCGGCGGATGATGATTTCCAGAAGAAGAAGCAGGGCACCACCAGAAATACGACGGAGAATGATTCAGGAATACGTCGATAACCTGATCCCTCAGTTTTTCGTCTTCGATTTTACGGATTTCTGGGAGCCGGCGAAGCAGCTCCTCACGGTCCAAATCAGGTAGGTCGTTTTCGATTATACATCACACTCGTAGAGGCGGTAGGGATGGATTCGAACCATCGACAAGGTAAGCTCAGGCCTTTTCCGTTGCTTCTCACCGTAGTGCCTCACGGCACAGGCTTTGAACCCTTACGGGCGAGCATTGTACTCAGGCCATCAACGCAAACCTGCTCTGGCCTATCTGAGCTACCTACCGCTGAAATATGTAACAGCCGGACGTAGGTCACGTCCGGCTCCGGCTTCCATCCGTATCCGGCTGAAAAGCCCCTGCTGGGACTTGAACCCAGAACAGTGCGGCTACAAACCGCTCCACAGCATTTGCTTAGAGGTCTACTAGCCTTCTCGCTTGTTGGCCGTTTCTCTGGCTTTTAATCCAGGAGTCCGGCTCCGCTTCCAGCACCCGACATAAGCTGAACTGTGCGCTCTAACCCGGTTGAGCTACAGGGGCGTAAAGGATTGCAGGGCTCAGGGGAACCCAGTGCTTCAACGAGGGTGAGGTGTCTGCCCACCCTTGTCCCCTGTTAGAGGACAAGGTGTCTACGCACGCCGGTTCTCGGCAGTATTCAGAGCGCACCTTACGAAAGACTCCGTGCGAACTATGTTCCTGTTGAAGCAGCTCCCCTGGAGGAATCTGCAAAAGAAGACAGGCAGGAAGTGATCCTGCTTACAGCCACAGATTTTCGCTACTTTAGGGCTCTGTCCCTGCCCTAGTTCTCCGTGAGACTTTGCGCCTCTGGAATCAAATCAGAGAGTGATTGGATGATAGGAGCGCCAAGCTGCGGCAGGTTCTACCTTACCTTACGTCATTGCAGCTGTACAATCTCCCGATATTCGTCTCACAGAGCAGGGCGTGTAGAACTAAAGGCCTGAAACACCTTCCTGCCATGCCTCAGGTCCCTTGTTCGTGAAGTGCGGGAGGGAGAGGAAAGCTGGCTCCCCACTATGACCAGGGTGCTGGGAGGCAGGTAAAAGGTGTGAGGCCTTCAGAATGTGCTCCTGTCACCACCGAAGCGGTGAGATACCGATCGGTTCCAGGAGACTTCTTCTAACAGTAACTTACCACTAGCTGTTTTTAAATGTTAGCTGTAAAGCCAGATCGGCATCATAGAATACCTCAGTCCCAGTTCTTAGCCGCCTCATTCAGCACGTCACGATTTTTCTCATTAGCGAGGTGAGCATAGAGATCCATAGTAGTCTGCATCTCTTTGTGTCCCATCGTGTCCGAGAGCTCCTTCGGCGGAACGCCGTTCTCATACATCCTTGTGCCGTAGGTGTGCCGCAGTGCGTGAGGCCTCACACGCTTCGGTTCTGGGACCTCTTCAGTGATCTCTTCTTTCGAGTCGAGTTGAGGATAGAACCCGTTCTCCCAGGCAAGATCTCTCATCAGGTCCTGAAAGTACTTGGTTGAGATATGGGAGTCAGTTCTTGGACTGGGGAAAACGTAGTCATCCGGGTTCTCTGTACGACAGTTAACCCAGTTGATGAAGTCTTCTTGTACAGGGATGTCTCCGAGAGAATTGAGTGTTGGAACGAATCGAACTCCCGCTGGCGATTTCGTGTTCTCTCGTTCAATATCTACTCCGGTGTTGCCGAAGTTGACGTGTTTTTGTTGGAGGGTTACTGTTTCCTCGTTTCGCAGACCGTGCCCTAAGCAGGTCTTGATCAGCATTCTATCGAATTTGTCTGTACAAGCAGTGAGGAGGGCGGTTATCTCCTGTTTTGTGAGTATCCTTTGTTGTCGGGAGGCCTCTGCCATATAGTCTTATTTAGTGGGTGACGTTTTTATCTCTATTCGGTTTTCTAGACAAAAGCGAACAAGTTGGTGTGAGAGCTGGCTTCTTTCCGAATTTCTTGATTCGGATGCTTCGTCGATTTACCTTATAGCTATAAGGTTTCTTTATAGCTATAACCCAGGTCAATTTCCCCCCTAAAAATAAAAAGAAGCATGTGAAATATGACAATAAGATGACCGAGCTCAAAGACTTCAGGAGTGACAAGATCGATCAACTGAGAGAAGATGTACTCACCCTACTCGAGGAAAATGACGGAGAAATCTACAACAGGAAACTAGCTACAGACGAGCTCGACTCAGACACATATAGCTGGTCAGAGAACTCCCTCAAGATGGCCTTGTCCAAGCTTAGAGATCAGCTCGAAGAGGAGGGAAAGATCAAGGTGGAAAAAGAGGATACTGACTCAGTTGCCCAGGCCAAGTTATGGGTGAAAACATGAGATCCCGGCCCTCAGCACTTTCTCACTACTACACTATTCACAGGTGATCCACGATTGTCAGATAATCATGAAAACATCAAAAACACTGTTTCTTCTCAACCCTCAAAATCTACTGAACCAGCTTCTATCGAGATCCACGTACCTCAAGGCCTTGACGCCGAGATCCAGGTGAGGCAAAAGGAAGACCTGGAAACAGTATTGGCGAATCTCGAACTGCTTGCTCGCCGCCAAGACTTCGAGACTGAAAGCCTTCTTTCCCGATCGGTAGATCAAGACACTACCGGAGAGGACGAGGATCTTCTCGGCTGGGTTAATCAACTGGATGAACACATCAGTGAGGTCGAGGAGAATCTTCAAGATCTCACCCAGAGGATTGACCAGGTTGAGGACGCGGTCGGCGGAGACGATGACGGCCAAATCACCGAGTTGAGGGACACGGTGCAGAAACTGGATGACAAAGTAGAGGATCTACCAGACGACATACCTCATCACCTTGCAGAGCTCCGTGAACAAGTAACGGCCTTAGAAGAATACATCGAGGACGTCGACGAGTACGCCACTTCTGTCGACAACGAGTTAGAGGCCTTGAGGCAGAGAACCTCAGAAAGGGAAGAACAAAAATCTTCGGAAACAGTAGATGAGGAGGACGACGTCGACGAGGAAACCACTGCAGAGGAGTCGGTAGAAGGCCGATTTACGGAGGAAGAGATCATGGAGATGTCCCGGGATAAACGGGCTGAAAGGGTTAGACCGGTTATCCGGGAAAAGCAGCCTGTCGATTTTGAAGCTATCTGCAACGAGATTCTTGGCTACAAACCAGACTGGGACAAACCAGCCTACAAAGCGCTTCACAATGCCATTCAAACATTCAGAGATGAGTTATTGACAGAGAAAGATGGCCGCAGTTCACTGTATGCCTTCTCTGAAGAGGCCTTCGAGGACTCACCTGAGCAAGAAGACACTGAAGACAGGGAAAGAACGGAGGACAGCTCGGAGTCAGAAGACGACGTCGACGAAGAGGAAGAGGAAGAAACCGAGAGTGAAGGCTCCTACTCTATAGACGTATTCCAAAATCTTGACACAGACAATAGAGCGAAGCTGATCAAAGACGTCATCGAAAAGAATCAGCCGATATCAGTAGAGGAAATCAGTGAGGAACTATTCGGACACAAGGCAGATTCCGGTTCGAAAGAGTACCAAGAAATCCACAATAGGCTGGCTTGGACTCTCGAAGACGAGATAACGAAGGAAGACGGTCTATATGAGATTGCAGAAAGGGACGACGGAGAAACCGAAGGTGAAGGCCACCAGGACTCCACAGTCAGTAGTAAACCTGAATCAGAGACCGTCACAGAGGTGAGGGAAGACAACAGCCCTGAAACACAGATTTCGGAAGAAGCAGA contains these protein-coding regions:
- a CDS encoding DUF7837 family putative zinc-binding protein, producing MAAQKSSRLGFCPLCNEEILPRHTLIRYETGEGEQEAWTECPNCSEVVHPQ
- a CDS encoding HD domain-containing protein; its protein translation is MDREELLRRLPEIRKIEDEKLRDQVIDVFLNHSPSYFWWCPASSSGNHHPPDTRGKHGLWIHSCRAFSAFEDLARTEVEMERIDEDEVDYGRAAILLHDIFKQGHYPRDEHHTKSDHDRIASEYLGRNTELPDEVLGLIDSHNGNWGEGKAPETVLERVHHRADYIVSRRVCHYEIADPCEELQQVIRGRKTEEEQEILSRVSALSTATEASDFVDEFSLPNVGSVDPGELSKAVSFIANGGEQ
- a CDS encoding tyrosine-type recombinase/integrase, producing the protein MAEASRQQRILTKQEITALLTACTDKFDRMLIKTCLGHGLRNEETVTLQQKHVNFGNTGVDIERENTKSPAGVRFVPTLNSLGDIPVQEDFINWVNCRTENPDDYVFPSPRTDSHISTKYFQDLMRDLAWENGFYPQLDSKEEITEEVPEPKRVRPHALRHTYGTRMYENGVPPKELSDTMGHKEMQTTMDLYAHLANEKNRDVLNEAAKNWD
- a CDS encoding TATA-box-binding protein, with the translated sequence MQVVSTMGTGTLGREIDLEALVDELEDQLDNVDANFQSSSMVTIRLKENGPAYTVYRTGSFQIRGAESEDSLQSALDEFREHLADIGVESPDLQFELSTLVCMEDLGQELDLETLAVALGLDHIEYEPEQFPGLVFRPEGHQITMLLFASGKVIIGGAEKRGQAQAGVEYLKEELSELNLPGS